The genomic region CGCCTGGTGATCAACACGCCGACGCGCACGGGCTGGGGAACGGACGAGGGCAAGATTCGCGCCAACGCCGTTCGGCTGAGCCTTCCCATGATCACGACAGCAACCGCCGCGGCTGCTGCGGTCCGGGCGATCGAGGCAAGGCGAGCCGGCGAGTGGGACGTGGCCGCGCTGCAGGACTATGCCGCTGCCGCGTCCGACCGTCTTCCTCCCCTCCCGATCGTCACGGCGAACGTCGCGCCCGCGACGACGTGACCCGCTCTGACTCGCTCAGTTCTTCTGGCCGGTGTTCACTTCCTCGCCGCCGTAGTCGACGCCCCCGATGCCTCCCCGCGTCCAGCGATAGTGCCCGATGACCCAGTCGCCCAGCGGACCGTTCCCCTTGGCGGGCGGCTCGAAGCCGAGAATCTTGGGGTTGTAGTAGTACGTCGTCGGGTGCTTGGACTTCGGCGCCATGGGGTTGCCGCCCCGGTTGGTGTCGGCGGTCGCCAGCGCCCGCACGGAAGAGTCGAAGAACAGGAGGTTCGCCTTCGCGTCGGGGTAGGCGTGGTAGAGGTCACGCTTGCCGTTGTGGCGATCGTGGAACTCGATCACGTGCACCTTCGCGGCCGGGAACGCAACTTCATGCAGGTACCGGCGGCCGAGTTCCGCGTTTCCGACGTAGAACAGGTTGTGGTCCATGCCGTACTGGCTCACGGTCTCCTTGCCCTTCGCGTTGGAGTCCCACGACCACGACGCGGGCACCCACTGGTACGACGAGCTGTACGGCCACATTTTACGGAACGCTTCGGAGCCGGGCGGGAATGAGGACTCGTTGAACGGATCGTTCTGCCAGGCGATCAACCCCTTATCCTCGGGGCAGGCCGCGATGCGTTCGGGCATCTGCGACGACATGTAGTCCATGATGACAAGGTGCGTGAAGCGCCGGTGCGGGAGACGGTCGGTCAGTTTCGGGATGTCCTCCCGGTGCGCCCGCCGCCGGAGGATGTCCACAGCCTGGTTCATCGCGGCCTGCACGTCGTTGCCGGCGGTGCGCAGGTCGGCCCATTCGCTCGGGCATTCCGTCCGCGTCCACGAGTATGTGCCGATGCGGTTCTGGAAGTCCACGCTGTATGTCGCGCACCCTACGCCGAACTGCTTCATGTTCGAGCCGCACAGGGCCCCGCGCGCCGCCCTCCGTGCCTGACCCAGCGCGGGGAGCAGGATGCCGATCAGCAGCGCGATGATCGCGATCACCACGAGCAGCTCGATGAGCGTAAAGCCGGTTCGCCTGTTCATTGCGGCTCCCTTCTTTTCAGGCACGGTCATTGTGGCAGGTCTTCCCCCGGATCGCAAGCCCCGGGTCACCATTCGTCGGGTGTATCGCCTGCCGCAGCGTCAAGAATGGCCCTGTAGCCCCCGAGGAAGGCCTCACCGGCTGCGCCCCTGAGCAGCAACGCGACGACCACCGCCGAACCCGCTGCTGTGCCCGGATTCAGCATTCCGAGCATCCAAAGACCCGACCCGAACGCCACCATCGTGAGCGAGGCGCCGCGCCCCTGCGATTCCATGTACCGGCGCGCGGATCCCAAGCCCGATCCGGCTCGCCCCAGCGTGAGCCATCCCAAGCCGGCTCCCATCGCCGCCAGGTCGTCGCTCACGAGCAGCACAGCGAGAACAAACGCAACCGGTTGCCACCCCGACGTGAGCGAGGCCGGGTCGAGCAGTGAAGCCAGCCGGGCCGCGCATCCTGCCATCAGCGCCAGGAGCAGGCCTCGGAGAATCCCCCGACCGCGTGCGGAAAGCGGAGCCAGGCGCGACGCGATCGTGCCCGCTGTATACGCCCCCGCCAGCACGAGCAGCACCCAGACCCGATCCGGCGGGGCGAGCGCGGCGATCAGCCCGAACGGAAGGAGAAGCGAGCATCCGAGAAAGAGCCGCGCATCGGTCGAGCGGCCGATCGGTCGGATGCGGCGCAGCGTTACGTGGGTGAACGCGCTCCCCGATCCAAAGGCCGCGCCGAACGCGAGTCCGGTCAACCGGTCGAGGTCGAAGAGCCAGCCCAGAAGAATCGCAACGGGCAGCGCGGTCATGGCGAGCGAAAGGAATGCCGCGCCAAGGGCGGTCAGCAGATCGTGTGGGCCGGCTTGCTGCCCCGCGGAGGATGGACGGCGGCCCGCCCAGCCCGCGGCGAAGATCGCAATCGATAGAATCGCCACAATGCCCGGAGTCGCCGGTTCTGCTTGACTGAAGACGCGCCCCCACAGATCCGGCGCGAGACGACCCGCGATCCCCGGCCCGAGCAGAACACCGGCGATCGAGCCGGTCGCGATCGAACGCAGGGCGCCACTCCGCCCCGCGCCTGCGAGCCGAAGAAGCAACGCAAGAAAGGCCGGGACGCCGATAAGCAGCCCGAGTCGAGCCGCGAACATCAGCAGGGCATGGCCGTCCTGCATAGCGTCGCACTGTAGCGGTTGGCGGGGGCGGCCCCGCCGGGAAGGGTGGCATGGCCGCGGGTGAGCGCAGAAGTTCTGACAACGCGGACATCGGCGTGGTCGGTCTGGCCGTGATGGGGCGGAACCTCGCCCTGAACATGGCCGACCACGGATTCCGCGTCGCCCTGCACAACCGCTCCCCTGAGCCGGTCCGGCAACTCCTGGCGGACTCACCCCCAGGCTCGTTCGGCCGGGGGTGGCGCGGACGCGGGCCGGGTTGCTTCCTTCCCGCGTTCGACATGACCGAGTTCGTCGCATCCCTCCGCAAGCCCCGCGTCGTGCTGCTGATGGTCAAGGCGGGTTCCGCGACCGATGCCGTGATCGAACAGATCGCCCCGTTGCTCGAAAACGGCGACGTGCTGGTCGACGGCGGGAACGCGCACTGGGACGACACGGCGCGACGCGGAACAGCGCTGAGAGACCGCGGCATCCGCTTCGTCGGCTCCGGCGTGTCGGGGGGGGAGGTCGGTGCGCGATTCGGCCCGAGCCTCATGGCCGGTTGCGACACCGACGCCTGGCACGCCCTCGAACCGATCTGGACCGCGATCGCGGCGAAGGTGGACGCACGCACCGGCAGGCCGATCGAGGGGGGTTCACCGGGCAGGCCGGCCGACGCCCCGAACGCCGAGGCCTGCGCGGCCAGGGTCGGCCCCGGCGCGTCAGGGCACTTCGTCAAGATGGTCCACAACGGCATCGAGTACGCCGACATGCAGTTGATCGCCGAGGCGTACGACCTTCTCCGTCGTGCGGCTGGACTCGAACCGCGCGAGATCGCGGCGGTCTTCGCAGAGTGGAACCGGGGCGTGCTGGACTCCTATCTCGTCGAGATCACGGCGGAGGTTCTCGCGCACAAGGATCGTTCCACGGGTCGCCCCTTCGTTGACGTTGTGCTCGACGCCGCCGGCCAGAAGGGCACCGGCCAGTGGACGAGCCAAGCCGCCCTGGACCTCGGCGTGCACGCGCCGACGATCGCCGAAGCCGTCTTCGCCCGCACCATCAGCGCGGATACAGAAGCTCGGCGTGCTGCACGGGAGCGACTGCGCGGGCCGTCCGCTCCGAGGCAGCCCGATCGGAGCGGGTTCATCGACGCGGTGGGCGATGCGCTCTACTGCTCGAAACTGTGCGCCTACGCGCAGGGCTTCACGGTTCTCGCGGCGGCGTCCGCGCGGTGGGACTGGGGCCTGGACTTCGCAACCATCGCACGCATCTGGCGGGGCGGGTGCATCATCCGCGCCCGACTGCTGCACGAGCTGGCGGCCGCGTTCGCCGAGGAACCGCGGCTGTCGAACGTCCTGCTCGCACGCCCATTCGCCGCAGCAACGGCGGAACGGCAGTCGGCGTGGCGCGAGGTCGTGGCGGCGGCCGCGATCTCGGGCGTGCCGACCCCGGCGTTCTCGAGCGCGCTCGCATGGTACGACTCGCTCCGAGCCGACCGCCTTCCCGCCGCGCTCGTCCAGGCGCAGCGCGACTTCTTCGGCGCACACGGCTACGAACGCATCGACCGCCCGCGCGGCGAATCGTACCACCTTGACTGGCCGCACCCCGACAGGCCGGAGGTGCGGACATGAGACGGCGGCGCAGCGCGCAGCGGACGATCTCGGCACGCGACGCCATCGCGGACCTCGCGCCGTTGCGGCCGGTCATCGTCGAAAGCCGATCGCTCCTCCGAACATCGCGGCTCACGCTGCGCCCGCTGCGCGAGAGTGACCGCGACGAATATCTGCGCGTCATCCGGGCGAGCCGGGACCATCTCGACCGCTTCAGCCCCCTGCACCGACCCGGTGAATCGGACGACGACCTCTTCCTCCGGCAACTCGAGCTGACCGAGGCCGGCGACCGCACCGGCACCGGCTGGCGACGTGTCGGCGTGCTCGACGACGGCCGCATCGCCGGCGTGTTCAATCTCAACGCCATCCGCCGCGGGCTTTGCCTCGAAGCGGACGCCAACTGGTGGATCGCCGCGGACTGCATCCGCCGCGGCCTGGCGGTCGAGGGGGTGCGCGCCATGCTGGACTACGCCTTCCTCGACCTGCCGAAGGGACTCGGCCTGCACCGCGTCTTCGCGGGCATCCAGCCCGAGAATGAGGCGAGCCTTCGCATGGCGGCGCGGCTCGGCTTCGTGCGCGTCGAGGGAGGGGTGTCGAGTTACCTCCACGCAGGGGGACGGTGGGAGCGCCACGACGTCTATGTCGCTGACGCGCTGGGGCAGGTGCGCGAGTCCTCTGAATAGGAACGTCGCCCTTTCGTGCCCATACGTCTGGTTACGGCGTCTCGGGCTGCTCCGCCGGCGCTTCGATCTCGTCCGGCGGCACGATGACCGGCAGTTTCTCGTCGTCCTCGCCCAGAAGCCGGGCGTAGTCGAGCGGGATGTGCTCGACGCGGACGTCCATACCAGGCAGCGGCTCAAGCGAGCCGTCCAGTCGGACGCGGAGCTGCCCGGACGCGAGCAGGTAGTTCAGCACGGCGATGCGCAGGTCCGTCAACGCCTGGTCGCGGTCGTTCTGCGAGTTGAGCAGGTCGGTCAAGGCGTCGAGTTGCGTGCGCGTATCCACGAGGTCGGCCCTGATGCGCTGCTCCTCGAGCCGGCGCTCGTTGATCTGCACCTGCCGCTCCGCGAGTTCGAGTCGGAAGCGGGCAAGATCGATCTCGCGGACGCGGCGGCGAACGTCCACGACAACGTCGTCGCTGAACCGCTCGTACGCGCGCTGCTGCCGGTCGCGATTCAGGAGGGCCTGCCTCAGCTGGAGCCGCTCGATCTGGCGGTCGAGCGGCAGCGAGAGCGTCATGCTCGCCTCGTAGCGGGTCTCGTCAGGGTCGAACGCGACGCCTCCCTCCCGCGCGTCGGGATCGGTGGGAATGCCCACCTGCGCGCCGACTCCCAGGTCCGGCAGAAGGTTGTTGCGGGCCACGTCCACGTTCCGTTGCGAGTCGAGCAGCCTGTCGCGCCGGTTCTGGAGATCGAGCCGATACGCCAGCGCGGCCCGTGTCGCCTCATCCAGGTCAACAACCGGCGCGGTCAGGCCGAAACTGACGCCCGAGAGGCGAACGGAGGTCTCGACCGGGATGCCGAGACGCACCTTGTAGCGGTCCAGTTGCAGCGTGAACTGCTCTCGCAGGCTCGCCAGCGTCGAGACCGCCTGCAGCACGCGGTTGGTCGCGTTGTTCAGGTCGAACTGGCTGATCCGCCCGGCCTCGAACTTCGCACGCTGCTGCTCCTCGAACAGACGAAGGCTCTGCAACTGCGAGACCTGGTTGTTGATGCGAGCCGCGGCCTGAAGCAGGCGGAAGTAGTCGTCCGCGATGCTCACGAAGTAACTCCGGCGAAAGTGTTCGAAGTCACGGGCCGCGTAGACAAGATCACGCTCCGACTGGATCAGGCTCTCCTGCGCAACCGTACCCGCCCCCCTGAGCAGCGGCATGTTCGCGTCGAAGACCAGTTCCGAAGACTGCCGATACTGGCCCGAGACGCTCGACCGCAGGTCCTCGGTCGCACGCCACACCCAGCGGGCCTCCGCCTGCCCCCCGTAGGGCAGCCTCTGGTTAGCCCGCAGCGTGTTCACCACGCGGAGCGCGTTGTCGAAGCGCCCCTCGTCGCCCTCGCCCGAGAGCGAAACGCTCGAATCGTTGAACAGGCGCGGGCCCCACCGGTGCCGTTCGATCAGCAGCCGGATCGCCGCGACCAGGTAGTCCTCCTCCGCGTCGCGGTACTCACGGCCTTCGAGCTGCGCCACCTCGAACGCACGGTCAAGCGTCAGCGGGATGTACTCGCCCGCTCCACCCCCCGCGGCCTGCTCGTGAAACCGCCGCAGGCGCTCGTTCACCCTACGCAGTTCCTCGTCGGCCGATTCCGCCTGCTCGCCCGGAACGTACGACAGCGCACCGGTCGCCGGGTGCCCGGACCCCCGGCGATGAAGCCGCCATCGCCCGCGAGCGATCCTGAACGACCTTGGCGAGTTGACGATCGATCTTCGCCATCCCCCCCCCACAGCCGGCGGCAAGAAGCAGGAGGGACATGCAGCCGAGACCCGCCCACACATGGGAGC from Synechococcales cyanobacterium CNB harbors:
- the gndA gene encoding NADP-dependent phosphogluconate dehydrogenase, with amino-acid sequence MAAGERRSSDNADIGVVGLAVMGRNLALNMADHGFRVALHNRSPEPVRQLLADSPPGSFGRGWRGRGPGCFLPAFDMTEFVASLRKPRVVLLMVKAGSATDAVIEQIAPLLENGDVLVDGGNAHWDDTARRGTALRDRGIRFVGSGVSGGEVGARFGPSLMAGCDTDAWHALEPIWTAIAAKVDARTGRPIEGGSPGRPADAPNAEACAARVGPGASGHFVKMVHNGIEYADMQLIAEAYDLLRRAAGLEPREIAAVFAEWNRGVLDSYLVEITAEVLAHKDRSTGRPFVDVVLDAAGQKGTGQWTSQAALDLGVHAPTIAEAVFARTISADTEARRAARERLRGPSAPRQPDRSGFIDAVGDALYCSKLCAYAQGFTVLAAASARWDWGLDFATIARIWRGGCIIRARLLHELAAAFAEEPRLSNVLLARPFAAATAERQSAWREVVAAAAISGVPTPAFSSALAWYDSLRADRLPAALVQAQRDFFGAHGYERIDRPRGESYHLDWPHPDRPEVRT
- a CDS encoding GNAT family N-acetyltransferase — translated: MRRRRSAQRTISARDAIADLAPLRPVIVESRSLLRTSRLTLRPLRESDRDEYLRVIRASRDHLDRFSPLHRPGESDDDLFLRQLELTEAGDRTGTGWRRVGVLDDGRIAGVFNLNAIRRGLCLEADANWWIAADCIRRGLAVEGVRAMLDYAFLDLPKGLGLHRVFAGIQPENEASLRMAARLGFVRVEGGVSSYLHAGGRWERHDVYVADALGQVRESSE
- a CDS encoding TolC family protein, which codes for MALALRRRGGGRGLRSGPGSGWLPRPPHESVRERIRIGACRTIGHNVWLLSGGHSALFHTFAPPVRSERPRCLSTAPSIARSSAAAPMCGRVSAACPSCFLPPAVGGGWRRSIVNSPRSFRIARGRWRLHRRGSGHPATGALSYVPGEQAESADEELRRVNERLRRFHEQAAGGGAGEYIPLTLDRAFEVAQLEGREYRDAEEDYLVAAIRLLIERHRWGPRLFNDSSVSLSGEGDEGRFDNALRVVNTLRANQRLPYGGQAEARWVWRATEDLRSSVSGQYRQSSELVFDANMPLLRGAGTVAQESLIQSERDLVYAARDFEHFRRSYFVSIADDYFRLLQAAARINNQVSQLQSLRLFEEQQRAKFEAGRISQFDLNNATNRVLQAVSTLASLREQFTLQLDRYKVRLGIPVETSVRLSGVSFGLTAPVVDLDEATRAALAYRLDLQNRRDRLLDSQRNVDVARNNLLPDLGVGAQVGIPTDPDAREGGVAFDPDETRYEASMTLSLPLDRQIERLQLRQALLNRDRQQRAYERFSDDVVVDVRRRVREIDLARFRLELAERQVQINERRLEEQRIRADLVDTRTQLDALTDLLNSQNDRDQALTDLRIAVLNYLLASGQLRVRLDGSLEPLPGMDVRVEHIPLDYARLLGEDDEKLPVIVPPDEIEAPAEQPETP
- a CDS encoding prepilin-type N-terminal cleavage/methylation domain-containing protein, encoding MNRRTGFTLIELLVVIAIIALLIGILLPALGQARRAARGALCGSNMKQFGVGCATYSVDFQNRIGTYSWTRTECPSEWADLRTAGNDVQAAMNQAVDILRRRAHREDIPKLTDRLPHRRFTHLVIMDYMSSQMPERIAACPEDKGLIAWQNDPFNESSFPPGSEAFRKMWPYSSSYQWVPASWSWDSNAKGKETVSQYGMDHNLFYVGNAELGRRYLHEVAFPAAKVHVIEFHDRHNGKRDLYHAYPDAKANLLFFDSSVRALATADTNRGGNPMAPKSKHPTTYYYNPKILGFEPPAKGNGPLGDWVIGHYRWTRGGIGGVDYGGEEVNTGQKN